A section of the Paracoccaceae bacterium genome encodes:
- a CDS encoding GNAT family N-acetyltransferase: MPTIRPATRADAPHLAQLVNIAGEGMPLTIWSGMTGPGGDVWKTGAARAARDDGGFSWRNALIAEVDGHVAAALVAYVTQPEPLDDDTPAMFRPLIELENLAPGTLYINVLATYPAFRGIGLGTALMAAAGQRCAGKAQSLIAASGNTRERALYQRLGFHDVARRPAVATDGWTTAHGAWILMRRD, translated from the coding sequence ATGCCGACAATACGCCCAGCCACCCGCGCCGACGCCCCGCATCTGGCCCAGCTTGTGAATATCGCGGGCGAGGGGATGCCCCTGACCATCTGGTCCGGCATGACCGGACCGGGCGGTGATGTCTGGAAAACCGGGGCCGCGCGCGCGGCCCGTGATGACGGCGGGTTCTCCTGGCGCAATGCGCTGATTGCCGAAGTAGATGGCCACGTGGCCGCAGCGCTGGTGGCTTATGTCACCCAACCCGAACCGTTGGACGACGATACCCCGGCGATGTTCCGCCCGCTGATCGAGTTAGAGAACCTCGCGCCCGGCACACTCTATATCAACGTTCTGGCGACCTACCCGGCGTTTCGCGGCATCGGGTTGGGCACAGCGCTGATGGCTGCTGCCGGGCAACGTTGTGCCGGGAAGGCCCAAAGCCTGATCGCCGCCAGCGGCAACACAAGGGAAAGGGCGCTTTATCAACGGCTGGGGTTTCATGACGTTGCGCGAAGGCCCGCCGTGGCCACGGACGGCTGGACCACCGCGCATGGTGCGTGGATTCTGATGCGGCGGGACTGA
- the maiA gene encoding maleylacetoacetate isomerase, producing the protein MSDVILYDYARSSAAYRVRIALNLAGIAYRRIPVDLTRAEHKSPEHLGRNPQGLVPVLDIDGIRLTQSLATIEYLAEVRGLKALPGDAETRARIRAAAMIIAIDIHPVCNLSVANRACRGADDQDAAKRHWMTEGITPGLAAFESLLSAFEQTPYCCGNTPTLADICLIPQLYNADRWGIDTTALSRIQAARNACARHPAFAAAAPEAASP; encoded by the coding sequence ATGAGTGATGTCATCCTATACGATTACGCGCGCAGCTCGGCGGCGTACCGGGTTCGCATTGCCCTGAACCTTGCGGGCATCGCGTATCGCCGTATTCCGGTGGATCTGACCCGCGCCGAGCACAAGTCGCCCGAGCATCTTGGCCGCAATCCGCAAGGCCTGGTGCCGGTTCTGGACATCGACGGCATTCGCCTCACTCAATCATTGGCGACAATCGAATATCTTGCTGAGGTACGCGGCTTGAAGGCGCTTCCGGGTGATGCAGAAACCCGGGCCAGAATACGCGCGGCGGCAATGATCATCGCGATCGATATTCACCCGGTCTGCAACCTCAGCGTGGCCAACCGCGCCTGTCGGGGTGCGGATGATCAGGATGCTGCCAAACGGCATTGGATGACCGAGGGCATCACGCCGGGACTGGCCGCGTTCGAAAGCCTGTTAAGTGCCTTCGAACAAACCCCCTATTGTTGCGGCAACACACCAACATTGGCCGATATCTGCCTGATCCCACAGCTATATAACGCCGACCGGTGGGGCATCGATACCACCGCCCTCTCACGTATCCAGGCTGCGCGGAACGCCTGCGCCCGACACCCGGCTTTCGCCGCTGCAGCGCCAGAGGCTGCGAGCCCCTGA
- the fahA gene encoding fumarylacetoacetase has protein sequence MSLIESWVPGANDPDGPFPLNNLPYGSFVSAQGDLRCGVAIGDCILDVSALEADWLLELPEVLIFVDGLWNDFMGLGPDVWANFRAFLIAALSTGSAMQPELESYLVPCHGARLAMPFAVSEFTDFYASRNHATNVGTMFRGAENALPPNWLHIPIGYNGRASTVVVSGTDIHRPLGQRKPAGEDMPVFGPSRRLDIELEMGAIVGTPNRMGQPVTVAQAAAMIFGYVLLNDWSARDIQAWEYQPLGPFQAKAFATSISPWIVTAAALEPFRTPTPQRETPLLPHLRETAPMLYDIDLSVTIQTEGGQPQVISRTNYATMYYSAAQQLAHHASSGCAMNVGDLLGSGTISGTTPDSFGSLLEVTWGGQNPITLGDETRTFIEDGDTLSLRGHAQGDGFRIGFGDCSGTILPAVEFEG, from the coding sequence ATGAGTTTGATCGAAAGTTGGGTGCCCGGCGCGAATGATCCCGACGGCCCGTTTCCGCTGAACAATCTGCCCTATGGGTCCTTCGTCAGCGCCCAGGGCGACCTGCGCTGCGGCGTGGCCATTGGCGATTGCATTCTGGACGTTTCCGCGCTGGAGGCGGATTGGCTTCTGGAACTGCCCGAGGTCCTGATCTTCGTTGATGGATTATGGAATGATTTCATGGGGTTAGGGCCGGATGTCTGGGCGAACTTCCGGGCATTTCTGATCGCTGCGCTTTCCACCGGCTCTGCAATGCAGCCGGAATTGGAAAGCTATCTGGTGCCGTGCCATGGCGCCCGGCTGGCGATGCCCTTCGCGGTTAGCGAGTTCACGGATTTCTACGCCAGCCGGAACCATGCCACCAATGTCGGCACGATGTTTCGGGGTGCCGAAAACGCCCTGCCCCCGAACTGGCTGCATATCCCGATCGGGTATAACGGACGTGCCTCGACAGTGGTGGTCAGCGGAACGGATATTCACCGCCCGCTTGGGCAAAGGAAACCGGCCGGTGAAGACATGCCGGTTTTCGGCCCCAGCCGCCGCCTGGATATCGAACTGGAAATGGGTGCCATCGTTGGCACGCCCAACCGCATGGGACAGCCCGTCACCGTGGCCCAGGCGGCTGCGATGATCTTTGGCTATGTCCTGCTGAACGACTGGTCGGCGCGCGATATTCAGGCGTGGGAGTATCAGCCGCTCGGCCCGTTTCAGGCCAAGGCATTTGCAACCTCGATCAGCCCCTGGATTGTCACCGCCGCCGCGTTGGAACCGTTTCGCACACCCACGCCCCAGCGTGAAACACCACTTCTGCCGCATCTGCGCGAAACGGCGCCGATGCTGTATGATATTGATTTATCTGTCACAATACAGACCGAAGGCGGCCAGCCGCAGGTGATCAGCCGCACGAACTATGCCACGATGTATTATTCCGCCGCGCAGCAACTGGCGCATCACGCGTCGTCTGGCTGTGCGATGAACGTGGGCGATCTGCTGGGGTCCGGGACGATTTCGGGGACAACCCCGGACAGTTTCGGATCGCTGCTGGAGGTGACCTGGGGCGGCCAAAACCCGATCACGCTGGGCGACGAAACCCGTACCTTCATCGAAGACGGCGACACGCTGTCGCTGCGCGGGCATGCGCAGGGCGATGGGTTCCGCATTGGCTTTGGCGATTGCTCCGGCACGATATTGCCCGCCGTGGAGTTTGAGGGCTGA
- a CDS encoding homocysteine S-methyltransferase, whose translation MKQEFFNKIRLNRDAVAFAAQTRDKWAARVPNIAINGCIGPAGDGYAPDTMLTPEAAQLIHAPQINQLAKSGADFIGALTITHTGEGIGIVRAAQAAGMPVVISYTVETDGRLPSGEKLAEAIERTDDETGNAPIYYMINCAHPDHFRDALTKGEGWVNRIGGLRANASRLSHAELDVCVELDDGNPTEFGDLHAELATMLPNLRVIGGCCGSDARHVGCVSHHLHKRQAA comes from the coding sequence ATCAAGCAGGAGTTTTTCAACAAAATTCGCCTGAACCGGGACGCCGTGGCCTTTGCCGCGCAGACGCGCGACAAATGGGCCGCACGCGTGCCCAATATCGCCATCAACGGCTGCATTGGCCCGGCAGGCGACGGCTATGCACCCGACACCATGCTGACGCCCGAGGCGGCCCAGCTGATCCACGCTCCGCAAATCAACCAGCTTGCGAAATCGGGCGCGGACTTCATCGGCGCGCTGACCATCACCCACACCGGCGAAGGCATCGGTATTGTGCGTGCCGCACAGGCCGCCGGGATGCCGGTCGTGATCTCTTACACGGTGGAAACCGACGGGCGTTTACCCTCGGGTGAAAAACTGGCCGAGGCGATTGAACGCACGGATGATGAAACCGGCAATGCACCGATCTATTACATGATCAACTGTGCCCACCCGGATCACTTCCGCGACGCGCTGACCAAGGGCGAGGGCTGGGTGAACCGCATCGGCGGCCTGCGGGCCAATGCCTCGCGCCTGTCGCACGCAGAACTGGACGTCTGTGTGGAACTGGACGACGGCAACCCGACCGAGTTCGGGGACCTGCACGCCGAACTGGCGACCATGCTGCCCAACCTGCGGGTGATCGGCGGTTGCTGCGGATCGGATGCGCGTCACGTCGGATGCGTCAGCCACCACCTGCACAAGCGTCAGGCCGCCTGA
- the rpsB gene encoding 30S ribosomal protein S2, giving the protein MGLPDFSMRQLLEAGVHFGHQTQRWNPRMGEFIYGDRNGIHILDLTQTVPLLDTALNVVRDTVAKGGRVLFVGTKRQAQRPVAEAAEKCAQYYMNHRWLGGTLTNWKTVSQSIARLKSYDEQMAEGVEGLTKRERLGMEREQAKLQASLGGIREMGGVPDLLFVIDVNKEDLAVLEAKKLGIPVIAVVDTNCSPDGVDHIIPGNDDAARAIALYCDLVARAALDGMSAQLGAAGVDVGALEDAAMEEAAAEDAAAADNAAAAEAPAEEAPAAEASGEDAPKAEDAPAEADAKA; this is encoded by the coding sequence ATGGGCCTCCCTGATTTTTCCATGCGTCAGCTTCTTGAAGCTGGCGTTCACTTTGGACACCAGACGCAGCGCTGGAACCCCCGCATGGGCGAGTTCATTTACGGCGACCGCAACGGCATCCACATCCTCGACCTGACGCAAACCGTTCCGCTTCTGGACACCGCGCTGAACGTGGTACGTGACACGGTCGCCAAGGGCGGGCGCGTTCTGTTCGTCGGTACCAAGCGTCAGGCACAGCGCCCGGTCGCAGAAGCGGCTGAGAAATGCGCGCAATACTATATGAACCACCGCTGGCTGGGTGGCACGCTGACCAACTGGAAAACCGTTTCCCAGTCGATCGCGCGCCTCAAGTCCTATGACGAGCAAATGGCCGAAGGCGTTGAAGGCCTCACCAAGCGTGAGCGTCTGGGCATGGAGCGTGAGCAGGCGAAACTGCAAGCCTCGCTGGGTGGCATTCGCGAAATGGGCGGCGTGCCGGACCTGTTGTTCGTGATCGACGTGAACAAAGAAGACCTGGCCGTTCTGGAAGCCAAGAAGCTGGGCATCCCGGTGATTGCGGTGGTCGATACCAACTGTTCGCCCGATGGCGTGGATCACATCATTCCGGGCAACGACGACGCAGCCCGCGCTATCGCGCTTTACTGCGATCTGGTGGCCCGCGCCGCCCTTGACGGGATGAGCGCGCAATTGGGTGCCGCAGGCGTTGACGTTGGTGCGTTGGAAGACGCCGCCATGGAAGAAGCGGCTGCAGAAGACGCGGCGGCGGCTGACAATGCGGCGGCGGCTGAAGCCCCGGCAGAAGAAGCCCCCGCTGCGGAAGCTTCCGGCGAAGACGCCCCCAAGGCCGAAGACGCCCCCGCCGAGGCAGACGCCAAGGCCTGA
- a CDS encoding elongation factor Ts → MAITAAQVKELRDSTGAGMMDAKKALTENDGDMDAAVDWLRTKGLAKAAKKSGRTAAEGLVAVKTDGGTGVAVEVNSETDFVAKNAEFQQMVGTIAGLAMNVDSVEALSGTDVGNGKPVSEMITDKIATIGENLSLRRMQKIGGGKVVSYVHNAATGGMGGIGVLVAFDGDDTGVARQIAMHVAAANPAALDEAALDADFVARERQVLTEQARESGKPEAVIEKMIDGRMKKFYAENTLLGQAFVVNPDLTVEAAAKDAGITVTGFVRMVVGEGIEKEADDFAAEVAALNKG, encoded by the coding sequence ATGGCGATCACTGCTGCACAGGTAAAAGAACTCCGCGACAGCACAGGCGCGGGCATGATGGACGCCAAGAAGGCGCTGACCGAAAATGACGGGGACATGGACGCCGCCGTTGACTGGCTGCGCACCAAGGGCCTGGCCAAGGCGGCCAAGAAATCGGGCCGCACCGCAGCCGAAGGGCTGGTCGCGGTCAAAACCGACGGCGGCACCGGCGTCGCGGTCGAGGTGAACTCGGAAACCGACTTCGTGGCCAAGAACGCTGAGTTTCAGCAGATGGTCGGCACCATCGCTGGGCTGGCCATGAACGTGGACTCGGTCGAAGCGCTCTCCGGAACCGACGTCGGCAACGGCAAACCGGTGTCCGAGATGATCACCGACAAGATCGCCACCATCGGCGAAAACCTCAGCCTGCGTCGGATGCAGAAGATCGGCGGCGGCAAAGTCGTCAGCTATGTCCACAACGCGGCCACCGGCGGCATGGGCGGGATCGGTGTCCTTGTGGCCTTCGACGGCGACGACACCGGCGTGGCACGCCAGATCGCGATGCATGTTGCTGCCGCCAACCCGGCAGCCCTGGATGAGGCGGCACTGGACGCAGATTTCGTTGCCCGCGAACGCCAGGTCCTGACCGAGCAGGCCCGTGAAAGCGGCAAGCCCGAAGCAGTAATCGAAAAGATGATCGACGGGCGGATGAAGAAATTCTACGCCGAGAACACGCTTCTGGGGCAGGCGTTCGTTGTGAACCCTGACCTGACGGTCGAGGCTGCCGCCAAAGACGCCGGTATCACCGTCACCGGCTTCGTCCGCATGGTCGTTGGCGAAGGGATCGAGAAAGAAGCCGATGATTTCGCGGCCGAAGTTGCCGCTCTGAACAAGGGCTGA
- a CDS encoding IS1182 family transposase, translated as MMGPRQEAQAALFYEFSLEDHVPQDHLLRSIDRFVDLSSIRAHLADFYSHTGRPSIDPELLIRMLIVGYCFGIRSERRLCEEVHLNLAYRWFCRLDLADRVPDHSTFSKNRHGRFRESELLRHLFETTVARCIAEGLVSGQRLAVDASLIEADANKQYSAPKEEWDIARIDADAAPRAVREYLDTLDEAAFGAATPVEPKFTSYSDPASQWTAARKGPAFFAYSDNYLIDTDHGVIVDVEATRSIRQAEVGSTKTMLKRAKERFDLHPERLIADTAYGSGPMLGWLVGEKIAPHIPVFDKAGRTDGTWSRADFEWDAENNQYICPEGEALKQFRRNYSDPNRGPTGKGVAKYQALKHTCQSCPSKPKCCPNADARKITREEHEDARDIARAIAKTPQYKISVKLRKKVEMLFAHLKRILGLGRLRLRGPCGANDEFLLAATAQNLRKLAKIFPAPQQTRKA; from the coding sequence ATGATGGGACCGAGGCAGGAAGCACAGGCGGCGCTGTTCTATGAGTTCTCGCTGGAAGACCATGTCCCGCAAGATCACCTGCTGCGATCGATTGATCGTTTCGTCGATCTGAGCAGCATCCGCGCCCATCTTGCCGATTTCTACAGCCACACCGGTCGTCCTTCGATCGATCCTGAACTGCTGATCCGGATGCTGATCGTCGGTTACTGCTTCGGCATCCGGTCCGAGCGGCGGCTCTGTGAAGAGGTACACTTGAACCTCGCGTACAGGTGGTTTTGTCGGCTCGACCTGGCCGATCGGGTGCCGGATCACTCGACCTTTTCAAAGAACCGGCATGGTCGGTTCCGCGAGAGTGAGCTGCTGCGCCATCTCTTCGAGACCACGGTCGCGCGATGCATCGCCGAAGGTCTCGTCAGCGGTCAGCGCCTGGCCGTCGATGCCAGCTTGATCGAGGCGGATGCCAACAAGCAGTACTCTGCGCCAAAGGAAGAATGGGACATTGCGCGGATCGATGCAGACGCTGCACCCCGCGCGGTCCGCGAGTATCTCGACACTCTGGATGAGGCCGCATTCGGAGCAGCGACACCGGTCGAGCCAAAGTTCACGTCCTATTCCGACCCAGCCAGCCAGTGGACGGCGGCGCGTAAGGGTCCCGCATTTTTTGCCTACTCCGACAACTATCTCATCGATACCGATCATGGTGTCATCGTCGACGTGGAAGCGACACGGTCGATCCGTCAAGCCGAGGTGGGGTCAACCAAGACGATGCTGAAGCGGGCCAAAGAGCGCTTCGATCTTCATCCCGAACGGCTGATCGCCGACACCGCCTACGGATCGGGACCCATGCTCGGATGGCTGGTGGGTGAAAAGATCGCACCGCACATCCCGGTCTTCGACAAAGCCGGGCGCACCGATGGCACCTGGTCCCGAGCTGACTTCGAATGGGATGCCGAGAACAATCAATACATCTGCCCGGAAGGCGAGGCTCTGAAGCAGTTCCGCCGAAACTACTCCGACCCCAATCGCGGCCCAACCGGCAAGGGCGTGGCCAAGTACCAAGCGCTGAAGCACACCTGCCAATCCTGTCCTTCCAAGCCGAAGTGCTGCCCGAATGCCGACGCCCGTAAGATCACCCGTGAGGAACATGAGGACGCTCGCGACATCGCCCGCGCAATCGCCAAAACGCCGCAATACAAGATCTCGGTGAAGCTCCGGAAGAAGGTCGAAATGCTCTTTGCCCACCTCAAGCGCATTCTCGGCCTGGGACGGCTCCGATTACGTGGACCATGCGGCGCAAATGACGAATTCCTGCTCGCCGCCACTGCCCAAAACCTTCGCAAACTGGCAAAGATCTTTCCTGCACCGCAGCAAACGCGCAAAGCCTGA
- a CDS encoding homogentisate 1,2-dioxygenase — translation MKDQPDAPALTIAPHHAGTLPGYMPGFGNDFETEALPGALPQGRNSPQKCAYGLYAEQLSGTPFTAPRGENERTWCYRIRPSVRHVGRFSRIDLPYWATAPHVDPDAASLGQYRWDPVPHSDEKLTFLTGMRTMTTAGDVNTQVGMAAHIYLINASMVDEYFYSTDSELLIVPQEGRLRFCTEMGVIDLDPQEIAVLPRGMLFRVELVDGPARGFVCENYGAKFDLPNRGPIGANCLANPRDFKTPVAAFEDCDAPSRVVIKWCGQFHETQIGHSPLDVVAWHGNYAPCKYDLKTFSPVGAILFDHPDPSIFTVLTAPSGVEGTANIDFVLFRDRWMVAEDTFRPPWYHKNIMSELMGNIHGIYDAKPEGFVPGGMSLHNMMLPHGPDGPAFEKASNEPMEPAFLANTMSFMFETRFPQHLTEFAAKGAPMQDDYVDCWAGLGKKFDGTKDPK, via the coding sequence ATGAAAGATCAACCTGACGCCCCTGCCCTGACAATTGCCCCGCACCATGCAGGCACCCTGCCCGGTTATATGCCGGGTTTCGGCAATGATTTCGAGACCGAGGCTTTGCCGGGCGCCCTGCCGCAGGGACGAAATTCGCCGCAAAAATGCGCCTATGGGCTTTACGCAGAACAACTGTCCGGTACGCCATTCACCGCCCCAAGGGGCGAGAATGAGCGGACCTGGTGTTACCGCATCCGCCCATCGGTGCGTCATGTGGGGCGGTTTTCGCGTATCGATCTGCCGTATTGGGCGACCGCGCCGCATGTGGACCCTGATGCAGCCTCGCTGGGCCAATATCGCTGGGATCCGGTGCCTCATTCGGACGAAAAGCTGACGTTCCTGACCGGAATGCGCACGATGACCACTGCGGGGGATGTGAACACCCAGGTCGGCATGGCGGCGCATATCTATCTGATCAACGCGTCGATGGTGGATGAGTATTTCTATAGCACTGATAGTGAGTTACTGATCGTTCCTCAGGAAGGACGTTTACGGTTCTGCACGGAAATGGGTGTCATCGATCTGGACCCGCAGGAAATTGCAGTGCTGCCCCGTGGCATGCTGTTTCGGGTCGAACTGGTCGACGGGCCGGCACGTGGCTTCGTTTGCGAAAACTATGGCGCGAAGTTTGATCTGCCGAACCGTGGCCCGATTGGGGCTAACTGCCTTGCAAATCCCCGCGACTTCAAAACGCCAGTGGCCGCGTTCGAGGACTGCGACGCCCCATCCCGCGTGGTCATCAAATGGTGCGGGCAATTTCACGAGACACAGATCGGGCATTCTCCGCTGGATGTTGTGGCGTGGCATGGCAACTACGCGCCCTGCAAATACGATCTGAAGACCTTCAGCCCGGTCGGGGCGATCCTGTTCGATCACCCGGATCCGTCGATTTTCACCGTTCTGACGGCACCCTCTGGCGTAGAGGGGACCGCGAACATCGACTTCGTGCTGTTCCGCGACCGCTGGATGGTGGCCGAGGATACGTTCCGCCCGCCGTGGTATCACAAGAACATCATGTCGGAACTTATGGGAAACATTCACGGAATCTATGATGCCAAGCCCGAAGGCTTCGTTCCGGGCGGCATGTCGTTGCACAATATGATGCTGCCCCACGGCCCGGACGGACCGGCATTTGAAAAAGCCTCGAACGAGCCGATGGAACCCGCCTTCCTGGCCAATACCATGTCCTTCATGTTCGAGACGAGGTTTCCACAACATCTCACTGAATTTGCAGCGAAAGGTGCCCCCATGCAGGACGATTATGTGGATTGCTGGGCGGGGCTTGGCAAGAAATTTGACGGCACAAAGGACCCCAAATGA
- a CDS encoding DUF2783 domain-containing protein has product MTNAPLGARSDDVYQALMDAHTDRSDAESAALNARLVLMLANEVGNADRVISVIAEAATMDE; this is encoded by the coding sequence ATGACCAATGCCCCCCTGGGTGCGCGCAGTGACGATGTTTACCAGGCGCTGATGGATGCCCATACCGACCGATCCGATGCCGAAAGCGCGGCGCTGAACGCGCGTCTGGTTCTGATGCTTGCAAACGAGGTGGGCAATGCGGATCGGGTCATTTCGGTGATCGCGGAAGCTGCGACGATGGATGAGTGA
- a CDS encoding MarR family transcriptional regulator, translating to MDDFDLQNFLPYLLNQAAEATSREFQQYYRDRYDLLRTDWRVLFHLGRYGAMTASDVGARANVHKTKISRAVQRLEGKRMLLRAQDTADRRRETLTLSPLGQRAFADLERQARDYDARLLTGLSGEDGEKLRRQLRALAAQKTS from the coding sequence ATGGACGATTTCGATTTACAGAATTTCCTGCCTTATCTGCTGAACCAGGCGGCCGAGGCGACAAGTCGCGAGTTTCAGCAATACTACCGCGACCGGTATGACCTGTTGCGCACGGATTGGCGGGTGCTGTTCCATCTGGGGCGTTACGGGGCGATGACGGCAAGCGACGTCGGCGCCCGCGCCAATGTTCACAAAACCAAAATCAGCCGCGCCGTTCAACGGTTGGAGGGTAAACGGATGCTGCTGCGCGCCCAGGACACGGCAGACCGGCGGCGCGAAACACTGACGTTGTCGCCGCTTGGGCAAAGGGCTTTTGCCGATCTGGAACGGCAGGCCCGGGATTACGATGCGCGGTTGCTTACCGGCCTAAGCGGCGAGGATGGCGAGAAGCTGCGCAGGCAGCTTCGTGCACTGGCAGCACAGAAAACAAGCTAA
- a CDS encoding TIGR02453 family protein, with product MTGFTPDTFAFLADLQANNTRDWFEDNRDRYEAHWRAPALDFIAAQADPMSKLTPKLKAEPKLNGSLRRINRDTRFSKDKTPYSPSLHMIFWAGDHPDRSAGMHFVLHPDSVGYGAGRWGFDGATLTSYRNRIVKKADGDELIAALDQAATVGCTTDDPALARVPKGFEAEGRRAELLRHKGMVARTMGDGADPSVIQGAGATDWAMDVTRALMPLIGWVHELP from the coding sequence ATGACCGGATTCACACCAGACACATTCGCCTTTCTGGCAGACCTGCAAGCCAACAACACCCGCGACTGGTTCGAAGATAACCGCGACAGGTATGAAGCGCACTGGCGCGCCCCTGCGCTGGATTTCATTGCCGCACAGGCGGACCCGATGTCGAAGCTGACGCCGAAATTGAAGGCAGAACCGAAGCTGAACGGTTCGCTAAGGCGCATCAACCGCGACACAAGGTTTTCAAAGGACAAGACCCCCTATAGCCCCAGCCTGCACATGATATTCTGGGCCGGGGATCACCCGGACCGGTCTGCGGGCATGCATTTTGTGTTGCACCCGGACTCGGTTGGATACGGGGCTGGGCGCTGGGGCTTCGATGGGGCCACTCTGACAAGCTATCGCAACCGCATCGTCAAAAAGGCCGATGGCGACGAGTTGATCGCCGCGTTGGATCAGGCGGCCACCGTTGGCTGCACGACGGATGATCCGGCATTGGCGCGGGTTCCGAAGGGGTTCGAAGCGGAAGGCCGCCGCGCCGAGCTGCTGCGCCACAAGGGCATGGTTGCCCGCACCATGGGCGACGGCGCGGACCCCTCCGTCATTCAGGGGGCAGGGGCCACCGACTGGGCGATGGATGTCACGCGCGCCCTGATGCCATTGATTGGCTGGGTACACGAGTTACCCTGA
- a CDS encoding FAD-dependent oxidoreductase, whose protein sequence is MRYDYPEFEFTLPPGLSGPEPRHQVAIIGAGPIGLAMAIDLATRGVPSVVLDDNNVISVGSRAICWAKRTLEIFDRLGVGERMLAKGVTWQVGRVFHGRRQVYEFDLLPESGHKYPAFINLQQYYVEQYLVERAGEFPDLIDLRFLNKVTDHQDLTDHVKLCIETPDGEYEIEAAYALACDGAPSPTRRRVDLPFVGQEFDENFLIVDVEMAQSPFETDAPERWFWFEPDFHNGQSALLHKQPDNIYRIDLQLGPDADVKAELADDKVLPRIRAVVGDVPFTLDWKSIYRFRCARLDRFVHGRVIFVGDSAHVVSPFGARGGNGGIQDVDNLGWKLAAVLNGGNPALIESYNTERVQAADENILNSARTTNFMTPKSATEATFRNEVLRLAKSHPFARRLINAGRLSLPCTLDSALTTPGEAPVHPGAAMVDAPHQGGWLIEAAQGEFTRLSVGGARPVTLGNLRSIHATDPTSITRYGDGLTYLLRPDGHVAAAFRDPKPAQITQALARAEGAMT, encoded by the coding sequence ATGCGCTACGACTACCCAGAATTTGAATTCACGCTGCCGCCCGGATTGTCGGGGCCCGAACCCCGGCATCAGGTCGCCATCATCGGGGCCGGACCGATTGGTCTGGCCATGGCGATTGATCTTGCGACACGGGGGGTGCCCTCGGTCGTGCTGGACGATAACAACGTCATCTCGGTCGGGTCGCGCGCGATCTGCTGGGCCAAACGCACGCTCGAGATTTTCGACCGCCTTGGCGTGGGGGAACGCATGCTGGCCAAGGGCGTGACCTGGCAGGTGGGGCGCGTGTTTCATGGGCGCAGGCAGGTTTATGAGTTCGATTTGCTGCCGGAATCAGGGCACAAATATCCCGCCTTCATCAATCTTCAGCAATATTACGTCGAACAATATCTGGTCGAACGCGCGGGCGAATTTCCAGATCTGATCGACCTGCGATTCCTGAACAAGGTGACGGATCATCAAGACCTGACTGATCACGTAAAGTTATGCATCGAAACCCCTGATGGAGAATATGAAATTGAGGCTGCCTATGCCCTTGCATGTGACGGGGCGCCCTCACCCACGCGGCGGCGCGTGGATCTGCCTTTTGTCGGGCAGGAATTCGATGAGAACTTCCTGATCGTCGACGTCGAAATGGCGCAATCACCGTTTGAAACCGACGCGCCCGAACGCTGGTTCTGGTTCGAACCGGATTTCCACAACGGTCAGTCGGCGCTGCTGCACAAGCAGCCCGACAACATCTATCGCATTGATCTGCAACTGGGCCCGGACGCCGACGTGAAGGCGGAACTGGCCGACGACAAAGTCTTGCCCCGCATCCGCGCCGTGGTCGGTGATGTGCCGTTCACGCTCGACTGGAAAAGCATCTATCGGTTCCGCTGTGCCAGGCTGGACCGGTTCGTCCATGGCCGCGTGATATTCGTCGGCGACAGCGCCCATGTGGTCAGCCCGTTCGGCGCGCGTGGCGGCAATGGCGGCATTCAGGATGTCGACAACCTGGGATGGAAGCTGGCGGCCGTCCTGAACGGTGGCAATCCGGCGCTGATCGAAAGCTACAACACCGAACGGGTGCAGGCCGCGGATGAGAATATCTTGAACTCGGCCCGCACGACCAACTTCATGACCCCGAAATCCGCAACCGAGGCCACTTTCCGCAACGAGGTTTTGCGCCTTGCCAAATCCCATCCATTCGCGCGCCGCCTGATCAACGCAGGCCGCTTGTCGCTGCCGTGCACACTCGACAGCGCGCTGACCACACCGGGCGAGGCCCCGGTGCATCCGGGTGCCGCGATGGTTGATGCGCCCCACCAAGGCGGCTGGCTGATCGAGGCGGCGCAGGGCGAATTCACCCGGCTAAGCGTCGGCGGCGCGCGCCCCGTCACGCTGGGTAACCTGCGCAGCATTCACGCAACCGACCCGACATCAATCACGCGTTACGGCGACGGCTTGACCTATCTGCTGCGCCCCGACGGGCATGTTGCCGCCGCTTTTCGCGACCCGAAACCGGCGCAGATTACCCAGGCCCTGGCCCGCGCTGAAGGAGCGATGACATGA